GATTGATCAACTAGGGGTATTACCTGAGCAAATTATGTATGTTGGCGATGATGCGTTAAATGATGTAGCTCCAGCACGAGCTATGGGCATGGTTAGTGTATGGTATAAACAAGAAGATGCTGAAATTGAACCACTCGAAGAAGAAGTTGATTTTACAATTACAACAGTGGAAGAATTATTAACCATTTTACCAATAAAAAATGATAATAAAGGAGAAAATTATGGATCTATTTACTAGAAAAGATGGAACATCGATACATTACAGTACATTAGGTGAAGGCTATCCTATCGTATTGATTCATACTGTACTTGATAATTATTCTGTGTTTAATAAATTAGCAGCAGAATTAGCAAAATCATTTCAAGTTGTGTTAATTGATTTACGTGGACATGGCTATTCTGATAAACCTCGTCACATTGAAATAAAAGATTTTTCTGATGACATTGTTGAATTACTTAAATATTTATATATTGAAGAAGTTGCATTTGTATGCCATGAAATGGGTGGAATCATTGGTGCGGATATTTCAGTACGTTATCCTGAATTTACATCATCACTTACGTTGGTAAATCCAACATCTATTGAAGGTGAATTACCGGAAGAACGTTTATTTAGAAAATATGCCCATATTATTCGAAACTGGGATCCTGAAAAACAAGATAAATTTTTAAATAAGCGTAAGTATTATCGTCCGAGAAAAATGAATCGATTCCTCAAACATGTCGTAGATACAAATGAAATATCAACTAAAGAAGAAATTCAAGCAGTTAAAGAGGTATTCAAAAACGCTGATATTTCTCAAACTTATAGAAATGTCGTAGTACCGACAAAAATTATTGCAGGAGAATTCGGTGAAAGAACAACAAGATTAGAAGCTAAAGAAGTAGCTGATTTAATCCAAAATGCGGACTTTGAAGTATATCAAGAATCAAGTGCATTCCCATTTGTTGAAGAGCAAGAAAGATTCGTCGAAGATACAGCTGCATTTATCAACAAACATCACGATGAAAAGCATGTTTAATTTTTAGTGATAAGTGAAATATAAAAGTAGTAATTATTATTTGTAATATAATTGTAATATGACTGTTGTTTTAGAAATGATTGTTGTATAATGGTTGTGAGCACAAGACGATATAAATAAAAGGAGAGAGTGCTTATGAAAAAGCTACTAACGGCAAGTATAATTGCATGTTCTGTTGTAATGGGAGTAGGCTTAGTGAACACTAGTGCCGAAGCAGCAAGTGGCAACTCTATTGATACTGTTAAACAATTAATTAAGGGTGATCAGTCATTAGAAAATGTGAAAATTGGCGAATCTATTAAAGATGTTTTAACTAAGTACAAAAATCCGATGTATTCTTACAATGAAGATGGAACTGAACATTATTACGAATTCCATACTAAAAAAGGTATGTTATTAGTAACTACTGATGGTAAGAAAAACAATGGTAAAGTAACTCATATTTCAATGATGTATAATGATGCTAATGGTCCAACATATCAAGCTGTTAAAAATTATGTTGGCAAAGCAGTAACACATACGGAATATAGCAAAGTTGCTGGTAATTTTGGATATATTGAAAAAGGCAAAACGACTTATCAATTTGCCTCAGCACCAAAAGATAAAAACATAAAATTATATCGTATTGATTTGGAAAAATAATAATTAAATTAATCGTGCTTAACCGACAAGTTAAATCGCAATACTTGTCGGTTATTTTATTACATGGCATAATACAGTGAATATTAATTTTTATGATTTGCGAAGGGGAAATTAAACCAATACAATAAATAAAGATGTTTCATTTTAAAGGAGTACTACCAATGCGTATTAACGATAAAATTTTACTAGAAAATATAGAAGATTACTTTAATCATAAAGGTTTATCACCGCATTTGATTGATGATATTAAAGAGAAAGTAATTACTGATATAAAAAATTCTGAAAAGAAAGATCAAGATTATATTGAATATAAAAGAAAATCTCCAGCACAAATCATATTAATGATTCAAAGGAATTTGTTTGCTTTACAAATGAATCCAGTTATTTTCTTTATTATAAACTTCATTCTCATATCCTATTTATATGATAAACAGTATGTTCAGTTTCAAGCTATTACTGGAATGAGTCTATTTTATTGTTTAGTGATTTTTCCAATGACTATTGTTGTATACCTAAGGGTGTCTCAAAAGAATTACTTGCGTAGTAATAAAATAGAAATGATTATGGGTACAATTATCGCTATCATATCCTTGTTATTAATTATATTACAAGCATTTAATATTACTTGGGGCGTTATACCAATTACAAATTTTGGACATCAATTTTTCTTTTTCATTGGTATTATTTTAGTAATTGCCGGCATATTTTATAAGCGACTTGAGTTTTCGGGAATCGGGTTATTATTTTGTCAAAAAACCGTCGATGCAATGATTCATAATCCACAATCAGCCCAGATTTTTTCATTAATTATATGGATATTATTAGTAGTTCTAGTTATATATTTCACAATTAGATTATCTTCACGTACAAGATTATAAATATGATAAAACTATTCACTTGATTAATTGTATTAATTGAGATGAATAGTTTTTTTATTGTTGGAATAACTTTTGGTAATTTATAAATAATTTAAAAAAATTGTTTATAAAATGGAAGCGTATATAGAATGAAGGTTGGGTATATAGTTTATTGAGGGAGGTGTCACAATGAATAAAGTCACAATTAATCCTCAAATCCAATTAACTTATCAAATTGAAGGTAAAGGGGATCCTATAATATTACTTCATGGATTGGATGGTAATTTAGCTGGATTTGAAGATTTGCAACATCAACTAGCATCATCATATAAAGTACTTACTTACGATTTAAGAGGTCATGGCAAGTCTTCTAAAAGTGAATCATACGATTTAAACGATCACGTTGAGGATTTAAAAATTCTAATGGAGAAGTTAAATATTCATGAGGCACATATTCTAGGACATGATTTAGGTGGGGTAGTTGCTAAGTTATTTACAGATAAATATGCTTATCGTGTAAAATCATTAACTACCATTGCATCGAAGAAAGATGACTTAATACACAGCTTTACTCAATTGTTAATACAATATCAAGATGATATAGCGGGTTTTAATAAGTCTGAAGCGTATATTCTTTTATTTTCTAAATTGTTTAGAAATCAAGAGAAGACGATGAAATGGTATCAAAAACAAAGAATATATAGCATTAAGTCTGAGGATGATAGTGCGGTGGCAATTCGTTCATTAATTTTGCATAAAGATGAACCTATGTATTTAAAAAAACGTACATGTGTACCTACTTTGTTAATTAATGGGGAACATGATCCTTTGATTAAAGATAAGAATCATTTTAAATTGGAAGCGCATTTTTTAAATGTTACGAAAAAAATCTTCGAACATTCAGGACATGCACCGCATATTGAAGAACCAGAAGCATTTATGAATTATTATTTAAAATTTTTAAAAAGCGTATCATAATATGTGATATATAAACCTAGGGCATAAAGTCCTTAGGCAATGTGAAAAAGCTGATTACTATTCATTATTTGATAGAAATCAGCTTTTTTTGAAATGTATTTGATATATACTGCTCGTTATGCGGCTATCTTCCTTATATTAAGTGCCATTAGTGCAAAACCTCTTAACAATTAGGTAAAAAGAGCATAAAAAAAGGAAGTTTAATAGAATGTATCATCTATCAAACTTCACCAAATTGCGCTAAACAAAATTATAGTTCAATTTCGTTGTTTGCTTCAGTGATTCGTTTATTTACTCGACTCAATAATGATTCGATTTTTTTACGTTGTTGTGCATTAACAAGAATTAATACAGTTCTTTCATCATGCTCATTACGTTTTTTATCGAAGTAATCTTCTTGAGATAAAATTTTAACTGCTTTAACAACTTGTGGTTGTTTGTAGTTTAAATGATTAATAATATCTTTAAGATAGTATTCTTTCTCTTTGTTTTCGCTGATGTATGTCAATACAGCGAATTCTTCAAAGCTAATTGAAAATTCCTTTTTAATTAAACTTTTTAATTTGTCAGCATAAGTGACCATTGATAACAACTCAAAGCAATCATTGATTTTTGTAATTGCCATGTTTAAAACCTCCCTATTTGATGCATCTTGCTCGATACATTTGCCCGATAATATATTGATATCTAATCTTTATTTATTATAGATATGTTAGTCATAATTTTGCATTAAATAAGTTTTATTAAATATATTTAATGCTCTATTATTTAGTTAATTATAACTAATTAAAAATGAGAAGTAAACAAAAAAGTGTTTATAAAACAAATTATTCATTAGACACAGTGATTGTATTTCTGGGTTAGCATTTGGTTTAGTCAAAAATATCAGCATTTTTTATAATTTACCTTAATTTAATCGACAATACAAGGTAATTTATTTAATGAAACGATTTAGCGCAATTAAATGTTTCGATATTCAATGTGTGTCTAAAGAGATTCTTTGTTATAGCTTAACTCTTCCAAGTTAACTTCTTCTACTATTTATACCCATTTTTCAGAATTTTATCACTAAAAATGAAAAATTTTTATAATTTTTTTAATTTAGTAATTCTCAGTGCAGTTTTAATGATAAGAAAAACACATTAATTTAGTGATTAAAACCAATCTATAGCACGTTAAAGTGTCTATACGTTATTCCGATTGATAACGGGTAACAAATAATAGAAAGTACGATAATTGATCATGCATTAAAGCACTTTTATTTTTCAAACTCGACTCAATGAATTATAAAAAGTTGTGCATTTTGACTTATTTTTAATTAATTGAATAACCAACTATGAAATATTAGCACGAATAACATAATTTTTGCTATTAATTTGGTGTAAATTATTAAAAAATAACATTAATTTAGGTCTTAAGAATGAGTTGACTATCGAATTTGCTAAATTAAAATTTGTTGTGTCAAAGCATACTACCCAAATCAACGCTTTTCTAAAGATTTTTAGACCACAAAAAAATAGCTTATCACTTTTAAAAATAATTACAAGTTAAAATGATAAGCTAAAAGTTAATTTAAAATAATCTTAAAAGTATAATGCCTGTCAAAATACATAATAGACCAATAGTTTTTCTGGATGTCATTGCTATTTTAGGTGAACCAAATAATCCAAAGTGATCTATCAATATGCCCATTAGAATCTGGCCAAACATCCCAATAAGTGTTGTTAATGCTGCACCCATATGAGGCATTAAGATAATGTTAGCTGTTACAAAAGCCATGCCAAGTATACCGCCAGTAAAATAGATAGGCTTTAATTTACCGAATTTTAAATGACTTGTTTTTAGTTTTAAAGAACGATTAAAAATAGCGGTTAAAATCAATAGCGCTATTGACCCAATTGTAAATGATACTAATGATGCAAAGGCTGGTGAATGAGTATGACTAGCTAAAGCACTATTAATTGTCGTTTGAATAGGTGGAAAGAAACCAAAAATAAATCCTAATAGAAGCCAAAACAGTAAATACTTTTGATCAGTTAGTAATAAATTATTCTTGTTAAATTGATTCATTATGACGATGCCGACAATGAGTAACAATACTCCAATTGCTTTAATTAAATTAAAATCATGAATTGTAGCGCCAA
The genomic region above belongs to Staphylococcus aureus and contains:
- a CDS encoding alpha/beta fold hydrolase encodes the protein MDLFTRKDGTSIHYSTLGEGYPIVLIHTVLDNYSVFNKLAAELAKSFQVVLIDLRGHGYSDKPRHIEIKDFSDDIVELLKYLYIEEVAFVCHEMGGIIGADISVRYPEFTSSLTLVNPTSIEGELPEERLFRKYAHIIRNWDPEKQDKFLNKRKYYRPRKMNRFLKHVVDTNEISTKEEIQAVKEVFKNADISQTYRNVVVPTKIIAGEFGERTTRLEAKEVADLIQNADFEVYQESSAFPFVEEQERFVEDTAAFINKHHDEKHV
- a CDS encoding SA0570 family protein, with amino-acid sequence MKKLLTASIIACSVVMGVGLVNTSAEAASGNSIDTVKQLIKGDQSLENVKIGESIKDVLTKYKNPMYSYNEDGTEHYYEFHTKKGMLLVTTDGKKNNGKVTHISMMYNDANGPTYQAVKNYVGKAVTHTEYSKVAGNFGYIEKGKTTYQFASAPKDKNIKLYRIDLEK
- a CDS encoding alpha/beta fold hydrolase, whose translation is MNKVTINPQIQLTYQIEGKGDPIILLHGLDGNLAGFEDLQHQLASSYKVLTYDLRGHGKSSKSESYDLNDHVEDLKILMEKLNIHEAHILGHDLGGVVAKLFTDKYAYRVKSLTTIASKKDDLIHSFTQLLIQYQDDIAGFNKSEAYILLFSKLFRNQEKTMKWYQKQRIYSIKSEDDSAVAIRSLILHKDEPMYLKKRTCVPTLLINGEHDPLIKDKNHFKLEAHFLNVTKKIFEHSGHAPHIEEPEAFMNYYLKFLKSVS
- the sarA gene encoding global transcriptional regulator SarA encodes the protein MAITKINDCFELLSMVTYADKLKSLIKKEFSISFEEFAVLTYISENKEKEYYLKDIINHLNYKQPQVVKAVKILSQEDYFDKKRNEHDERTVLILVNAQQRKKIESLLSRVNKRITEANNEIEL
- a CDS encoding DMT family transporter translates to MLLFYIIGVLVGMLIPIQTSVNSRLSLYTKSPFYTSFISFSVGTICLIILNIIINPEVFTIHFYNNQSFNYTWVVGGLLGVSFLTGNLLLLPKLGATLTVIATVAGQIIMGVIIDTFGLFGATIHDFNLIKAIGVLLLIVGIVIMNQFNKNNLLLTDQKYLLFWLLLGFIFGFFPPIQTTINSALASHTHSPAFASLVSFTIGSIALLILTAIFNRSLKLKTSHLKFGKLKPIYFTGGILGMAFVTANIILMPHMGAALTTLIGMFGQILMGILIDHFGLFGSPKIAMTSRKTIGLLCILTGIILLRLF